Proteins from one Desulfonema limicola genomic window:
- a CDS encoding sodium ion-translocating decarboxylase subunit beta: protein MENLLELLSQFLANTGYYMLDYRYLIMIGIGLIFVYLGIAKEYEPLLLVPIGFGILMGNIPVFKGLGLGIYEDNSVLHYLYMGVTSGVYPPLIFLGIGAMTDFSTMLARPLLMLLGAAAQMGIFLTFLGALALGFAPNEAASIGIIGGADGPTAIFLTAQLAPKLIGPIAVAAYSYMALVPVIQPPIMKLLTTRKERLIRMEEPREVAKKEKIIFPIAGFLLCCLLAPAALPLLGMLFFGNLLKECGVTERLAVAARNSVIDTVTILLGVTVGASTQADVFLTGQSVGIFVLGALSFGVATASGVIFAKIINLFIREKINPLLGAAGVSAVPDSARVVQHVGHQEDPTNFLLMHAMAPNVSGVIGSAIGAGILWSFMMK, encoded by the coding sequence ATGGAAAATCTGTTAGAGTTGTTATCGCAATTTTTAGCCAACACTGGTTATTATATGCTTGACTACCGCTATCTGATAATGATCGGTATCGGCCTTATCTTTGTTTATCTTGGAATTGCCAAAGAATACGAGCCTTTGCTGCTTGTACCCATTGGATTTGGAATTCTTATGGGTAATATTCCTGTTTTTAAAGGGCTTGGTCTTGGGATTTATGAAGACAATAGTGTTCTTCACTATCTTTACATGGGTGTTACATCTGGAGTATATCCGCCGCTCATCTTTCTTGGAATAGGGGCGATGACCGATTTTTCAACAATGCTTGCCAGACCCCTTCTCATGCTTTTGGGAGCTGCTGCCCAGATGGGTATATTTCTTACATTTCTGGGTGCCCTTGCCCTGGGTTTTGCACCTAATGAAGCTGCTTCTATTGGAATTATCGGGGGTGCAGATGGTCCCACTGCCATCTTTTTAACAGCACAGCTTGCGCCTAAACTTATAGGGCCTATTGCTGTGGCCGCATATTCATATATGGCCCTTGTGCCTGTTATTCAGCCTCCTATAATGAAGCTTTTGACAACCCGCAAGGAACGTCTTATCAGGATGGAAGAACCCCGTGAAGTTGCTAAAAAAGAAAAAATCATTTTTCCTATTGCAGGCTTCCTGCTTTGCTGCCTTCTTGCTCCTGCTGCCCTGCCCCTTCTTGGTATGCTTTTTTTTGGCAACCTGTTAAAAGAATGCGGGGTTACAGAACGCCTGGCTGTTGCAGCCCGCAATTCTGTTATTGATACTGTTACCATACTTTTAGGTGTTACCGTAGGTGCAAGTACCCAGGCAGATGTATTTCTTACAGGCCAGTCTGTAGGTATTTTTGTCCTTGGTGCATTATCTTTTGGTGTTGCTACTGCTTCAGGAGTTATTTTTGCCAAGATTATAAACCTTTTTATCCGGGAAAAAATAAACCCCCTGCTTGGTGCAGCAGGTGTGTCTGCTGTTCCTGATTCTGCAAGAGTGGTACAGCATGTAGGCCACCAGGAAGATCCCACAAACTTTCTTCTCATGCACGCAATGGCTCCTAATGTATCAGGGGTTATTGGTTCAGCCATTGGAGCGGGTATTCTCTGGAGTTTTATGATGAAATAA
- a CDS encoding OadG family protein, which produces MTGLEAIAAYNGWNIAIVGISIVFTGLTVLALTIAQLHKILNFLENRGKVKQKQEKDMPVDTAGIILPEGIQESARHFKLLIDYMGQPFSLPRLLEFAEKCGLNRPHSALNDLILSGAIEPDGKGYYLWNKKYPINL; this is translated from the coding sequence TTGACTGGTTTAGAAGCGATTGCTGCCTATAATGGCTGGAACATAGCTATAGTGGGAATATCTATTGTTTTCACCGGACTTACTGTTTTGGCCCTTACCATTGCACAACTGCATAAAATCTTGAATTTTTTAGAAAACAGGGGAAAAGTAAAACAAAAGCAGGAAAAAGATATGCCTGTTGACACCGCGGGTATTATTCTGCCTGAGGGAATTCAAGAATCTGCCCGTCATTTTAAACTGCTGATTGATTATATGGGTCAGCCTTTTTCCCTTCCCAGACTCCTTGAGTTTGCAGAAAAATGCGGGTTAAACCGCCCCCATTCAGCATTGAATGATCTTATTTTATCAGGCGCTATTGAACCGGACGGCAAGGGATATTATCTCTGGAATAAAAAATATCCCATAAACCTGTAA
- a CDS encoding Crp/Fnr family transcriptional regulator produces MPADIQILESLELFNDLSSDELEEIAGFMEPVKVSEGEMLARRKDTAHTFFITLSGNYMISFEEGRAFTIHGKGDVIGMSTVIAPFQFQSTTIALTEGEVLSMPGSKLLELIQGNSYLGDRIMHRLHDIAAQRAWYIKGFPEQEESKDQVESL; encoded by the coding sequence ATGCCAGCTGACATTCAAATACTTGAATCATTAGAACTTTTTAATGATCTAAGCAGCGATGAGTTGGAGGAGATTGCAGGGTTTATGGAACCTGTGAAGGTATCAGAAGGGGAAATGCTTGCCAGGCGGAAAGATACTGCCCATACCTTTTTTATTACCTTATCCGGGAATTATATGATTTCTTTTGAAGAAGGCAGGGCTTTTACCATTCATGGCAAAGGTGATGTGATTGGCATGTCAACGGTAATAGCTCCTTTCCAGTTTCAGAGTACAACTATTGCATTGACAGAAGGCGAGGTTTTATCTATGCCGGGCAGCAAACTCCTGGAATTGATCCAAGGCAATTCTTACCTGGGTGATAGAATTATGCACAGGCTTCATGATATTGCTGCCCAGAGAGCGTGGTATATTAAAGGGTTTCCTGAGCAGGAAGAATCAAAAGACCAGGTTGAATCCTTATAA
- the coaE gene encoding dephospho-CoA kinase (Dephospho-CoA kinase (CoaE) performs the final step in coenzyme A biosynthesis.) — MIIAGLTGGIASGKSTVSGFFKDAGAFIIDADKIAHALVKKDRPAWQKIVKYFGKDVLLPDGEINREFLGNIIFNNPEEKQKLNNIVHPLVFMEMEKQVKKIKKNTRDAVIIQDIPLLFEAGYHKDISPVILVYVPEYTQLQRLMKRNNLSESDAKSRIYSQIPIEEKKILADIIIDNSKTIADTGEKTLGVYNYLTQTADNK; from the coding sequence TTGATTATTGCAGGTCTCACAGGGGGTATAGCCTCTGGAAAGTCAACTGTGTCAGGGTTTTTTAAAGATGCAGGAGCATTTATTATTGATGCTGACAAGATTGCTCATGCGCTTGTAAAAAAAGACCGGCCTGCATGGCAGAAAATAGTAAAATACTTTGGAAAAGATGTATTGCTTCCAGATGGGGAGATTAACAGGGAATTTTTGGGAAATATAATTTTTAACAATCCTGAAGAAAAACAAAAGCTCAACAATATAGTGCATCCTCTTGTATTTATGGAAATGGAAAAACAGGTAAAAAAGATTAAAAAAAACACGCGTGATGCAGTTATTATCCAGGATATACCTTTATTATTTGAGGCGGGATATCATAAAGATATTTCTCCTGTTATCCTGGTTTATGTGCCTGAATACACCCAGCTGCAAAGGCTTATGAAAAGAAATAATCTCAGTGAATCTGATGCAAAGAGCCGGATATATTCCCAGATTCCAATAGAAGAAAAGAAGATTCTGGCAGATATTATTATTGACAACAGTAAAACAATTGCAGATACCGGTGAAAAAACTCTGGGGGTGTATAATTATTTAACCCAGACTGCAGACAATAAGTAA